One window from the genome of Gadus morhua chromosome 16, gadMor3.0, whole genome shotgun sequence encodes:
- the LOC115561234 gene encoding solute carrier family 25 member 36-A, with protein MSQRDTVVHLFAGGSGGTVGAILTCPLEVVKTRLQSSSVTLYVSEVQLSTANGASVARMSPPGPLHCLKLILEKEGPRSLFRGLGPNLVGVAPSRAIYFAAYSSAKERLNGVLEPDSTQVHMVSAGLAGFTAITATNPIWLIKTRLQLDARNRGEQQMSAFECMRRVYRADGLRGFYRGMSASYAGISETVIHFVIYESIKRRLQEAKAAHHMEDEEEASKDASDFVGMMLAAATSKTCATSIAYPHEVIRTRLREEGTKYHSFFQTLTTVPREEGFRALYRGLTTHLVRQIPNTAIMMCTYELVVYLLSG; from the exons ATGAGTCAGAGGGACACCGTGGTTCATCTCTTCGCAGGAGG GTCTGGAGGTACAGTAGGAGCCATATTGACCTGTCCGCTGGAAGTGGTGAAGACGCGTCTGCAgtcctcctccgtcaccctcTATGTGTCTGAGGTGCAGCTGAGCACTGCCAATGGGGCGAGTGTGGCCCGCATGTCACCGCCGGGTCCCTTGCACTGCCTCAA GTTGATCTTGGAGAAAGAAGGACCTCGCTCGCTGTTTCGGGGTTTGGGACCCAACCTGGTGGGCGTTGCCCCATCCAG AGCCATTTACTTCGCTGCGTACTCCAGCGCCAAAGAGAGGCTGAATGGAGTCCTGGAGCCAGACTCCACGCAGGTGCACATGGTATCGGCTGGCCTGGCAG GCTTCACTGCCATCACCGCCACCAACCCCATCTGGCTCATAAAGACTCGGCTGCAGCTGGACGCCAG AAACCGCGGGGAGCAGCAGATGAGTGCGTTTGAGTGCATGCGGCGGGTGTACCGTGCCGACGGCCTGCGCGGCTTCTACCGTGGCATGTCTGCGTCCTACGCGGGCATCTCAGAGACTGTGATCCACTTTGTGATCTACGAGAGCATCAAGCGGCGCCTCCAGGAGGCCAAGGCCGCCCACCacatggaggacgaggaggaggcgtCCAAGGACGCCTCAGACTTTGTTGGCATGATGCTCGCTGCCGCCACCTCCAAGACCTGCGCCACATCCATCGCCTATCCTCACG AAGTGATTCGCACCCGGCTACGAGAGGAAGGCACCAAGTACCACTCATTCTTCCAGACTCTCACCACGGTGCCCAGGGAGGAGGGCTTCCGTGCGCTGTACCGCGGCCTCACCACCCACCTGGTGCGGCAGATCCCCAACACCGCCATCATGATGTGCACCTACGAGCTGGTGGTCTACCTCCTCAGCGGTTAA